A section of the Humulus lupulus chromosome 2, drHumLupu1.1, whole genome shotgun sequence genome encodes:
- the LOC133817567 gene encoding uncharacterized protein LOC133817567, which yields MAPGRRTTQSTAQSQQAEPIIDPPAQPSQVVRTTRSSIENQQVELVIDPPAPPTQAIRTTRSSLENQQVCRTTRSTVLSQRPRTTAQSNVEREHPQGSTHPTVQGEQVNVTTHFDTEDDNQSSQVPSGQTSSSKPRGVTRGLTTTTIAKASSTGKLSVTFNAKCRQPICTNVEKFYNEIGFIIRNHGTFHYKEWRMVPEDVRAPLRHYLLEHFDINLNDETTKKCIDEQMRKAWKGHKYKLHLYFKEIGGENDLEMAKSKRHPDLKEEHQEDWMILCDRWCSPKFKERALKNTTNRSKRKWESKNGSVSTPRHHIRRGMVLTSPTSQIETWRLKHYDAEKGWTGIELEPLYDKMMELRGQHPPEELSDKEIMERVLGRDSVYLRGWGRSPSVTTSTSHHENIVGNQPTYEELVERLNDTTSRLNATNEQLSVVVDILRHNNLMAPPPPPPTDQASDANLRESPSFSVRESQDDS from the exons ATGGCACCTGGTCGTCGCACCACTCAATCTACTGCTCAAAGTCAACAAGCTGAACCAATCATTGATCCTCCTGCTCAACCTTCACAAGTTGTTCGCACTACTCGGTCAAGTATAGAGAATCAACAAGTTGAACTAGTCATTGATCCTCCTGCTCCACCTACACAAGCTATTCGCACTACTCGGTCGAGTTTAGAGAATCAACAAGTTTGTCGCACCACTCGATCTACGGTACTAAGTCAACGACCTAGAACCACCGCACAATCTAATGTAGAGAGAGAACACCCTCAAGGCTCCACACACCCTACTGTACAGGGTGAACAAGTCAATGTGACGACCCATTTTGATACCGAAGATGATAATCAATCTTCCCAAGTTCCATCTG GACAAACATCTTCCTCTAAGCCACGTGGAGTTACTCGCGGCTTGACAACTACAACTATAGCTAAGGCATCATCAACTGGAAAGTTGTCAGTGACTTTTAATGCGAAGTGTCGTCAACCAATTTGTACTAATGTTGAGAAATTTTATAATGAGATTGGATTCATTATTCGAAATCATGGTACATTTCATTATAAAGAGTGGAGAATGGTACCAGAAGATGTGAGAGCTCCATTACGACACTATCTTTTG gaACATTTTGACATCAACTTGAATGATGAGACAACTAAAAAATGCATTGATGAGCAAATGAGAAAAGCTTGGAAGGGTCATAAGTACAAGCTGCACTTATATTTCAAAGAAATTGGAGGAGAAAATGATCTTGAGATGGCCAAGAGCAAACGTCATCCAGACTTAAAAGAAGAACATCAAGAAGATTGGATGATTTTGTGTGATCGTTGGTGTTCTCCTAAATTTAAG GAAAGAGCATTAAAGAATACTACCAATCGATCAAAGAGGAAATGGGAGTCGAAAAATGGTTCAGTCTCCACACCACGACATCACATTCGACGTGGAATGGTGTTAACTTCTCCTACCAGTCAAATTGAGACATGGCGTCTAAAGCATTATGATGCTGAGAAAGGATGGACTGGAATAGAGCTCGAGCCATTATAT gaTAAAATGATGGAGTTAAGGGGTCAACATCCTCCAGAAGAACTGTCTGATAAAGAGATTATGGAGCGTGTACTTGGACGTGATTCGGTATACTTGCGAGGGTGGGGGCGGTCTCCTAGTGTCACAACTTCTACTTCACATCATGAAAATATTGTGGGTAATCAACCAACTTATGAAGAGTTAGTTGAACGACTTAATGATACAACTTCCCGCCTTAATGCTACTAACGAACAACTTAGTGTGGTTGTGGATATACTTCGTCATAACAATTTGATGGcaccgcctccaccacctccaacagaccaagcttcagatgcaaatttaagagagtcgccatctttttcagttcgggagtcacaagatgattcttag